DNA from Macrobrachium rosenbergii isolate ZJJX-2024 chromosome 21, ASM4041242v1, whole genome shotgun sequence:
AACCTTGCaaatatttggcaaaaaaaaaaagtagcgcagatgtttaaagaaaaataacatttaaaatattgataGTGAATCCTTATAGTAGGcactcacacacatgcacgcgAAGAAACACAAGCACAAAGCAAATATTCGCAAGAAATAGTGAAGAGATTATCATCTGTTGGAAAAGCAGGATGCCAAAAGCATAATCGAGTATGTGTGTGCTGATGCCTGCGCTTGCGTAAACAATTGAGCACACATGTGAATGCATGGAAGCACATGCGCATGCCAGCGCGCTTTCATGCGCTCACATATTCTGATGCAGTgtatttgtttatggttttttaCAACAGATTTACACACATCTGAAAGATTGATGTTTGATACAGGAAACGACTGATGATTGATTATCTACATTTACCActgacaaaagacaaacaaacaatatgAAGATATTCAAGATGCACACTCCTACTTCTAATGCTTAGCGCGTTGCAGACCTGGcttctggttgctctctctctctctctctctctctctctctctctctctctctctctctctctctctatcgtgtGCCTGGGCAGTGTGTTATAATGGGTTATGCGGGAGGAAGCGCGCATGCGTGATCGCCCTGATAGTAACCTTCATGTTCTGTGTTCTCAGATGGAGTTGAGATGCCTAGTTATCATGTCTGTGTGATTAACGTGGTGGTGTGATTTTTTCAAACCGCGTTCAcgaaaaattaactttgaaaatgaTGAGGCACTTCAGTGTGAATTTTTGAAGAAGTATTTTTTACTGTTACCCCAACTCGGGATTTTCCAACACTCGTCGGAAGGTGATGAGAAGTGCTCGGAGATGCCTATTTCAGAACAGGTGAAGGGTGGAAGATGGTAGTGAGATGAACCTCCTTTCATTTGAGAAAACGACGATTACGATGTGACAAAAAAACCAATATTTCCTAAGGCTTGAGATGAAAGACTAAGACATCTAAAGGTTTGTTGaactaaataaaataaggttCGCTGAAAGAAAGCAAAGATATCAATTTTTAAGGCGAAACTAAGGTTCCAATATTTTTCGTCTCGTGTTCTTCTCGTCATTGTGGAATCATAGACCTTCCTgcatatgtaattattatatatatatatatataactatatatatatatatatatatatatatatatatatatatatatatatatatatatatgtatatatttatatatatatgtgtgttaaatatatacatatatatacatacacatatatatagtgtatatatattaatacaatattAGTTTACAAAATCACTGCAGTTGAAACGGTCATGATAtttatttagcaataataataatcgttttaaTGGCGACTTAAAGTTAGTTTTTCCCTGGGTAAGACTCGCTACGCAAAACTTACTTAAAAGTTAAAGGCTTCAGATAGTTGTTTTGGATTTAGAAAGTAATTGACTgggattttcatttctgtttatcaGCAACAACAATGACTCCTGACATTCGAACATTCACACACATTCGTGCGCGCGCGCATGAGCAGAAAGAGAGGCGGAGACaggaattttctcttttattcattttgatgtcCTTTTGCTTGCTGTCTTGATAGTGAGACCGTCGCTTTTAATGACGTGAAACATGAAATGATCGGCGTTTACGTTGTAAACTATGCCTGAATTTCTGCTTCATGTTCGGCAActctttttacctttcatttttgacCAGCAAACCGTGACTAACAAGTACATTTTCGCTGCTAACCTGATGTAAGAATGGCGTACATTTTAACTGAAAAGTTGTGAAGGGTTTTACGATTTTAACTTTTGAACCTGATGTACCAGTTCACTCATGTTGCTACTAGTATGCTAAGCAATAAAACTTTGCAGCAAATGAGAATGCTGCACTTGAAAAGTTCATACGACAATCAGTTATTTTCAGAGGTACGAAATGCTGTTATGTATTTTCGTATTTACTTTTACTCATTGCCTGTTTCTTGTCGAAATCAAAGGCTAATTCATGAGTGTTTCCACTTTCCAGGTTTTACATCAGCCATGAAGGTCCTCATCTGTGTCTTAGCCCTCGCTGCTGCAGCAGCTGCTCAAACGGCTTACTTCTTCTCCGACGGATACTTGGACGTTTTAGGAAGGGAACCAAGCCAGACATTCGCCTGCGCCGGACGACCCTACGGATATTACGCCGACGTGGCCAACGACTGCCGCGTCTTCCACGTCTGCCTCCCGGTTTCCGACGACGCCGGCGACGTAGTCGACATGGCCCAGTTCTCCTTCTTCTGCGGGAACCAGACGGTCTTCAGCCAGGAGACCCTAACCTGCTCTTTCAGAGAGGACGCCATTCCCTGCGAGGAATCCGAAACCCTGTATGAGATCTCCAACGCCGACTTCGGCAGAATTGTCGAATACGATGGCCCAGTGACCACCGATGTGAGGGTTGCGCCTCGCCCTGCCCCTGCCCCTGCCGCTGCCCCCGCCACTCCCTCGGCCCCCGAACCTAGAGTCATTCCAGCTCCCGCTCCCGTTGTCGAGGATGTCGCTGATGCTGCCGAAGAAGTCGCTGAAGAAGTAGCCGAAACTTTGAGCGACGATATTGTCGAAGTTGAAGCGCCAGAAGAGTAGTCGATGAAAGCGAATATACCATAAACTGACGATGCGAATTGATGTTGCCGAAACGTTGGTGAAAAGTGTACAGTGTAGTTGTAAGGTCCGATTGTAAATAAAGACATGCAACCTTGAATTATTCGGTTATTAGCCTTATTTGGCAACATGTCTACACGTAGGTTCAAATTGTTAATACTTGTATATGGTATACTGTCCACATTTACAAAAACAACTGCTTTATAATATTGTCTTTTAAAGACCCCTTACTCTTCAATCTCTTTCTATAGGAAGTTGGCCTTTTTTGCTGAGATAGAATTCCCAGAATAGCTATCATCTAActtttaattatactgtatatcgcGAAAGGAATAAAACTCTTCCTCGGCATTTGTTGTTTGGTCGGTTTAATCTGATTGTGGTAATCATTCCCGTCTTTAACTTCGAATCCTGCAATCGAGAAAGGGAATCACTCAAACGCTTCATTTTCTAGGTTGATCTCTTGTTTACCTTATCAAACAGTTTGAATCatagattttcagtttttaattatttctgcaCAAGACTGCCTGGCGTGTTTTTGGCATCGATTGATATattcccccctcccaaaaaaaataaacaaaaaaaacgcCTCAGTTGTTAAATGTAGATGTTGAAATTGTGAGTCTCGATCATTTTTGTGAAGCGTTCATTCATACTTCTTGGTACAAGGTGCATTATGCCATCACATCTCTCACCAGACGCCAGGTAAACCTGAAAGCTCGTTGGTTGAAGAAGTCTGTCCCGTAGCATTGGGCCCGTCTCTGAAACAACAGGTAAAGAAGTTATTAAGCTTAATAGGTCTGTCGAGACCTTTCTGGACTGCTAATTTATGCCAGTCAAAGGACCATTTTTTCTTTACGGTTAGAGGGGCACCGGCATTATTATCTCCTAAAGGTCTTTTGTTAAGCTTTCGCCGAGGCACATCTCAAGGCTTCATGAGCCCTTTGGCCTAATTGAAGTTGGCCCTCAGACCGCAGATTGTTTCATCCAGTGACCGAAGGCTTTCCGAACACTTGAGGCAGTATTACCAGTGTTTTGAAGTTGCGCCAAAATTAAGAGACATTGTACttgaatgttattttaatttttcgttccAGTAAATACCCCCAGTGATTAAAATTGCCTTAATTCaaagattttattgaaatgatATAATCTAACCGATCGCTACCACCACTCTTGGTCCCACCCCGATAATCCCAAAAACTGACATACTTAAATACCAGTTTATTTCACGTTTGAAAAGTGAACAGAATCCTTGAAGACCGAGCTTCAGAATTCACAGTTACCTTTTCATTACAATCATTCAGCGTCCCAGATGTAAAGTATGCAGTGCTTCGCTCAATGTGAATgtcttattttgtatttacatacGATAAACTTTCTGTCTTATGACTTGGCACGTTCATAAACCGCAGAAGTTTCTAGAAAAGCCTAATCGCGTCTTCAGACGTTTATCTGAATTTCTAAAGACAGCTTCCTATTTTGGCGCTTTTGAGTTCGTATCGTCAACACTTCCTCAGCAAAgttttccatattaatatttcaagtaTCAAAGCAATCTTTAAAAAACTGACCCACCCTCGAATTTCCTTCTGTTATCTCATACCCTTCACGTCActatctttctcattcttcccctGATttatctcttctccttcttcgggATCTTTATCTCGTGGAATTTCCTCTCCCGATCCTTTCACTCGCGTCTCTTCATGCATATTCAAAAGAGCTCATCCTAGCAACACCAAGACCTTGGTCAGCCTGTATCCTGGTATCCCTGGTATGCTGTTATATGCCCCTATCTCCACTCCTTTATGCCCCGTGGCTCTTTCGATCTTGTGCAACAATGCCTCTTTTTGGCGTTCACCTACATCCCCAGAGAAGCGTACTCACTCGTCTATGTGCGTCATGTGGGTCTGGCTTAGAAACAGAACTTTGGAAATGGTTAATTTCGTGTGTCCctggctttattttttaattttcttttcgctTTAGATTCCATTCTTCGCATATGTAGGTGTATCTACAAATCGTGATTTAAATCTGCTTGACAtctacacagcatatatatacttgtatgtatatatatatatatatatatatatatatatatatatatatatatatatatatatatatatatatatatattatatatatatatatattatataaaatatgtacataaggctttgtagtgacaagcgtatccaaagcgcgaagaattcagaAAGAAGGGGGCATTATTATTTCTTCACAATtatgtgtatctggtaaaagtattgatagatttacatatatacacatacatatatatatatacataattcatacacaaatatatata
Protein-coding regions in this window:
- the LOC136849769 gene encoding uncharacterized protein, whose protein sequence is MKVLICVLALAAAAAAQTAYFFSDGYLDVLGREPSQTFACAGRPYGYYADVANDCRVFHVCLPVSDDAGDVVDMAQFSFFCGNQTVFSQETLTCSFREDAIPCEESETLYEISNADFGRIVEYDGPVTTDVRVAPRPAPAPAAAPATPSAPEPRVIPAPAPVVEDVADAAEEVAEEVAETLSDDIVEVEAPEE